The sequence TTTCTGCTGGACCGGCATGAAACATTGGAAGTATTTTTAAGTAATATCGGGGTTTTGGATACGGTATTGCTTGAGACTGAGCTCATTGAGCACTATCTCAGCATTAATACCATTAAAAATATCAAGATATTAAACGGCTTTTTGGTTAGTTATCCAGAAATTCTTGAGAAGCTCCGGCAGTTCAAAGCATGTTATGAGGAGGAAAAATAAGAGAGGGCATTTTGTTTCTTTGTTTTTCCAGAAGTATCACTATTTCATAAATGCTATATAGAACACCGCGAGACCGACAATGATACGGTAGTATCCAAAGGGTTTGAAATCCTTCTTTTTTATGTAATTCATAAATGCCGCAATTACTAACCAGGCTACCAGGAACGAAACCACAAATCCGATGCTTAGAATTTGCCATTCAGCTGCACTCAAACTTGCGTCGGCTTTCAGAAAAGAATAGGCTGATGCGGCAACCATGGTGGGGATGGCCAGAAAGAATGAAAATTCAGCGGCAACGCTCCTCGATGCCCCCAGAAGCATGGCGCCGATAATCGTGGCTGCCGACCGTGAAGTACCTGGAATCATTGCCAGACACTGTATTAAACCAATAAAAAAGGCCGTCTTATAGTTAAGTGCGGAAATTGAATTGATCGTACTGAATCGGGCGCCTTTCTCCACGATAATCAGTACGATTCCTCCGATAACCAATGCCGCTGCTACAGTAAGCGGATTGAATAATGCATCCTCCACAAGCTTACCTATTGTTCCTCCAACAAGCAAAGCAG is a genomic window of Desulfotomaculum sp. containing:
- a CDS encoding undecaprenyl-diphosphatase — encoded protein: ALLVGGTIGKLVEDALFNPLTVAAALVIGGIVLIIVEKGARFSTINSISALNYKTAFFIGLIQCLAMIPGTSRSAATIIGAMLLGASRSVAAEFSFFLAIPTMVAASAYSFLKADASLSAAEWQILSIGFVVSFLVAWLVIAAFMNYIKKKDFKPFGYYRIIVGLAVFYIAFMK